Genomic DNA from Salinibacter pepae:
GCTGGAAATGCCTTCGAGGTCGTCCTGCAGGTCCTCGGCCACCGTCTTCAGCCGCGCCAGCGAATAGGTGCCGGAGAGGTTGACCGTCATGATGGGGAACTGGTCGGTGTTGATCTCGTCGACCAGCGGCTCCTCTACGGCCTCGGGCAGGTCGGGCTGGGCGCGGTCCACGGCCCGGTTCACCTCCTGGTAGGCCTTGTCCGTGTTCACGTCCGGCGTAAACTCGACGACGATGGTGGAGACCCCCTCCGAGGAGGTGGAGCGCATCTCGTCGATGCCGTTGATGGAACTGATCTCCTGCTCGATCACCTGAGAGACGGTCGACTCCACGTCGCTCGGACTGGCGCCCGGGTAGACCGACGTTACGACGATCTGCGGGAACTCGATCGACGGGTTTGACTCCTTCGGAATCGTGAGGTAGCTCGCCAGCCCGCCGACCGCCAGGATCAGCGTGAAGACGGCAATTGCCGTGCGGTACTTGATCGAGAGGTTCGTGATCGTCATCGCGGAGGGGACGGATGGTGCAAGGCAGAGTGTCTATCGCGGCGTGGGGGGCGCCGCCCCTTGCCACTGAAGGGCATTCCTGTTCAGTCCTGTTCAGTCGGTCGGCGGGGTGGGCAGCGACGAGCTGCCCTCGTACGGCGTGCCCGCCGCCGTGGTGCTATCGTACTGCTGGGCAATGCTGACCGGGGCCCCCGGGGACACGTCGTTCTGTCCCACAACGATGACCTCGTCGGTGGCGGAGAGGCCCGACTCTACGACGACGCGTCCCCCGCTGGAGGGGCCGAGCGCGAGGGTGCGTTTCCGGGCCACGTCCGTCGAGTCGGTTCGCTCCGCCACGTAGGCGTGCGTGCCGGACTCGTCCCGAACGACGGCCGAGCGGGGAATCGTGATGGCGCTGTCAATGACGGCGCGGGTGACACGGAGGTTGACGCCCATCTCGGGCTTCAGTGTGCCGCGCTCGTTCGACACGGTCGCCTCGATGCTGAAGGTGCGGCTCTCAGGGTCAATTGTGCGTCCCACGAACGTGACTTCGGCGGTGCGGACCCCCGCCCCGTAGCGCCGAAAGTCGAGCTGCACGGGCGTGCCCACCTGAATGTCGTTGGCGTAGCGCTCCGGAACGCCGGCGGTGACCTTGACCCGTCGGGTGTTCACCAGGCGCGCGATTCGAGTGCCCGGCGAGGCCTGCTCGCCCACCTCCGTAAACCGCTCCTCGATGCTGCCGGCAAAGGGCGCTCGTATCTGCGCGTTGTTGAGCCGGGTTTGGGCCTGGGAGAGCGCGGCCCGGGCCTGGTTGCGCTCCGAGCGCACCTGCTCAAACTCCAACGCGCTGATCACGGAGTCGCGGTACAGCGGCTGCTGGCGCTGGAAGCGATCCCGGGCCAGGTCGTACTGGGCGCGTGCCTGCTCGACTGCCGCCTCGGCCTCTTCTGCGTCGATCTCGGCCACGATCTCGTCCTCCTCCACGCGCGTGCCCAGGTCCCGAAGCATCGTCACGGGGCCGCTGGTCTGGGCCGAGAGCGTGGCGTCGTCGAGGGCCTCCACGCTGCCGGTCAGGCTAACGACATCGGTGAACGAGCTGGGGGACAGGACGAGGGTTTCCACCCGCGAGGCCTGGGGCGTGCGCCCCTGACCGGCCCCCTCCGAGGCGGCGCCGTTGGTACACGCAGTCGTTCCTGCCAAGAGGCTGAGGAGCAGTGCGGCCGCGACCGGGCGCGACCAGGAGAAGAAAGAAACCGTGGGCCAATGCATCGCGAAGCGGGGAAACGTTGTCGGAAAGGGAGAAGGGCCGAAAGGCATGACGCGTAGACGGAGCCGTTCTGACGCGGACCGCCGGGGCGGGCGGAGACGGCGCGTTATTCGAGACGGGCGGTCTCGAAGGAGGCGGCGTCCGGCACCCCGGCGGGCTGTCCGACGGCGGTCTCGAAGGCGCTCTTGGCGTTCAGGTAATCCCGGACGGCCCGCAGGTAGTTGAGGCGGCTCTGGTCGAGCTGCCGCGAGGCCTCGCGCACCCGAAACGGGCTGGAGACGCCCTGCCCGAGTCGCTGCTGGGCGAAGCGGTAGTTGGTGCGGGCGGTCTCCAGGTTCGTGGACTGGGATTGAATCCGCTGGCGCGCCGCCTCCAGATTCCGCAGGGCGCGTTGCACCTGAATGCGGACGGACTGGCGGAGCTGAGACACCTGCAGCTCGGCGCGCTGCACCGCCACCTCCTGCTGTTGAATGCTCGACCGCCGCTGAAAGCCGTCGAAGAGGGTCCAGCTCAGCTCCAGGCCGACGCTGAGCGAGGGGTTCCAGTACGAGTCCGCAAAGACACCCCGTGTCCGCGTGTCGAACTCAAACGGGTCGGTCGGGTCCGAAATCACGGAGGTCCGGTCGCTCGGGACGCGCCCGGACATCGACAGGTTTGCCACCGCCGCGACGGTGGGAAAGTAGCGGGCCTGTTCCGTGTCCTTGCGCACCTCTTGCAGCTCGGCGTTGAGGCGGGCCCGCTCCAAATCTGACCGGTTTCGGAGGGCCCGATCTACGGCACTCTGGACCGAGACCTCCGCGTACTGGTCGCGCGGGCCGGCCTCTAAGTCGTCGGTGAGTTGGATTGCGGCGTCGGCGTCAATGCCCATGGTCTGCTTCAACCCATCGAGGGCCGAGGCGTAGTCGGAGCGGGCCTGCACCAGTTGCGTCTCGCGGTTGGCCCGCTCCACCTCTGCGCTCAGGCGCTCGGACTTCGGCACGGTGCCGGCCGAGACCTGCTGGGACACCTCCCGGAATGTCTCTTGCGCCCGCTGTAGGCCCTGCCGGGCCACGTCGATCTGCTCGCGGGCCAGCAGGGCGTCGTGGTAGGCCTGCCGCACCTCGTTGACGAGCACCCGCTTTTGCCGATCGAGGGCCGTCTGGTTGAGGTCCTTGAGCGTCTGGGCCCCCTGCACCGCCGCGATGGCCTGGCCGTTGTAGAGCGTCTGCCGGAGGCGGAGGGCCCCGTTGAACTGGTTGGCCACCCCAAATGGATTTCCTCCTCCACTGCCCGGCGTAATGCCGGCCTCTCGGCGCCCGGCCTGCTGGCGCCTCCGAAACTCCTCGATGGTGATGGGGGCGGTATTCGGGTCCCCATCCGTCCGGCGCTGTTCGTTGAACGTAACCCACTCCGACGCGCCGCCGCCGGAGAAGAGCCCTGTAACGTCGCTGCCCGCGAACGGGTTGGCGGTCCTGATATTGCGGGTGTAATTGCCGGTGGCGTCGAGCTGGGGGTACAACCGCCCCCACGCGCTCTGAATGCGGGCGTCGGCGTTGCGCACGTCGAGCTGCACGTCCCGCAGGGAATAGCTCTCCTCCAGGGCGACCTGAATTGCGTCGGTGACGGAGAGCGGGGTGCCCGACCGGCCACGCGCGGATGCCCGGTCCTGTGAGGGGGCTGGGCGGGCTGTGGTGTCCGAGGGGCGGATCGGCTCAATCGGCTGGGCCGGTGCGGCCGACGGTGCCAGAAGAACCGCGCAGGCGCACACCGCAAGCCCGACGGCCAAAAGCGAGGAATAGAAGGTACGCATGAGAGGCGTCGTCACGTCGGAGGGAGGATCGAACACGTCACGCAGAGGCCGAGGAGGCATCCCCAACCGCCAGACCGTCGAACAGAATGGTCGTTAGGGCGTCGGCCGCCCGGTCGGGGTTGTCCAGGGGCCGAACCGCGCCGGCGGGGCCGTTGGTGGGGGCGTGGTTGCCTTCGAGAATGTGGTGCGTCCCCATGCTCCGAAGGCTCGTGAACAGGACGTTCGCCACCAGTGTGGGGGAGAGGCGTCGAATCTCCGCCTGGTCCATTGCCTCACGGAGCACAGGCACAAGAGTGCCCAGCACACGCTCCTGCTGCCTCTCGAAAAACTCGACGCGCTCGGTCTCGTCGCTGAACGCAATGGTGTGAATCTCCTTCACCAGGACGAGAAACAGGTCCTGCTGGTCGCGAACCATCTCGAAGTAGCGCACCACGAACTCGTGGACCGTGTCCCGCAGCGGACGGGCGCCGGGGGACGCGTGGAAGACCGTCCGGATGAGCCCTTCCAGCTCCTGGGAGGCCTCGTCGAAAACGGCGAGAAAGAGCTCTTCCTTTCCCCCTTCGAAGTAGTTGTACAGCGTCCCCTTGCCGAACTCCGCCCGCTCCGCAATCTCGTCGAGCGTCGCGTCGGCGTATCCCTCCTCCGCGAAGACGGCCCGTGCGGCATCGAGCATGGCCTGTCGTCGTCGCCTGCGCTCACGCTCGCGACGGGACAGAGACGGATCGGAGGAACTGGCCATGAAGCGAAAGCGCCCGGATGGCTGAACGGTCAGAATATGACTGCTGAGTCACTGAGTGACCATATAGTCACTTGTCGGGCGGTCCGTTCGCCGCGTTTGGGAAACGCGCCATGAAGATCGGACGGGGATCCTGCGAAGGAGCGACCGTGGTCGGGGCCGGCCGGTCGTTTCTGAAGGCGGGCGTCGTGGGGGGGGCTCCACTGGATGCCCCCGTATTGAACCCCCGGATCCAGATGGGGATGGCCTCCGTGGAGGCGAGGCCTGGGGCCGAGAGCGGTGCCCCGTGCCGCGCACTAGCGCTCCACCGCGGCGCAGCCGAGTCCCTCCAGCGACTCGTTCAGGAGCGACAGGCTTTCGGTGGTGTCCACGCGGGCCTCAAGCCGGGTCAGCAGGTTGAGCAGGCCGACCAGGGCCTTGTTGAGAAAGATGAAGTGCGGAGACCCTGTGGCGGCGCGGAGGTGGGAGGCCTGCTCGAAGCAGTCCTGCAGGCGGTTCCGAAACGCCGGGTCGCCGAAGTTGAAGGACGACTGGCGGTAGGGCTCTACGATGAGCGAGCCGTACTCGTCGAAGAAGTGGCGCAGTTCCTCTTGGGTCTCTGCCGGGAGGCCGTCGTGGAGGATGTCGAGGGTGTACAGGAGGTCGGTGATCTGGTCCTCGTCGTCGGCCATGCGGGCCCGGAAGAGGCGCAGCATGTCGTCGCGGAACTGCTGGGGAAAGGTCTTCACGCAGCCGAAGTCGATGACCCCGAGCCGCCCGTCGTCGCGGAAGAGGAAGTTGCCGGGATGGGTGTCGGCGTGGAGAGTACGGGCATTGCCCGCCACCTGCTCGTGGAGAAAGTCCCACAGCAGCTGCCCAAATCGATCGCGCTCGCCTGGGCCCGGATCCGCATCGAGGAAGGCATCGAGGTGCCGGCCGTCCACGTGTGTCATCGTCAGGACCGTCTCGGCCGTCCGGTCGGGGACCGGGCGGGGGACGACGAGTTTCTCCCCGTCGTACTGGTCCGCGAAGTGGTCGATGTTCTGCGCCTCGTTCAGGTAGTCTGTTTCCTCCTGGAGCCGGGCCTTCACCTCCTCAAAGTGGGCGTCCACCCCGTCGCCCTGAATCAGGCGCTCGAACAGCGTGCGGGCCACCGACAGGTCGGACTCGATGGTCTCCCGCACGTTCGGATACTGCACCTTCACCGCGACCGCCCGCCCGTCGTCCAGGCGTGCCCGGTGGACCTGGCCGAGCGAGGCGGCGGCCATTGCCTCCGGCTCGAAGTCGTCGAAGAGCAGTTCCGGAAAGCGCCCGAGCCCGTCCCGAATCCGCTTGCGCACCAGCGCTTTGTTCATCGGGGGCACGCTGTACTGTGCCTCCGCCATCACCTCCATGAACTCGTCCGGCAGCAGCCCGGTGTCCATGCTCATCGACTGGGCGAGCTTGAGGGCCGTCCCGCGGAGGCGGGTAAACTCCTCGAAGAGATCGCGGGCGTTCTGTGCGTTGAGCTCTCGCTTCCGCGCTTCCGGATCGTCCGCGCCGGTGGCCCGGTCCATGAGGTACTGGGCGTAGTTCTTTCCCACCTTCAGTCCCGTCTTGGCGAAGAGGCCGCTCCGCTCCAGCTTGGAGGCGGGAAAGTCGTCGGAAGCGTCGTCTGAACTCATTGCAGAAGTGCCGTGTGGAGGAGTCCTACGCAAAATCGGTAAACGGCCCCACGGACCGAAGTATTGCGTATTGCGTGGTGCGTATCGGAGCAAGTACGCAATACGAACTACGCAATACGACCCGCCGGATGGAGGCAACTCGTTCCGGAGGGGAGCAATCATCCTCGGGAAAAGAACCGCCCCACCAGCGGCAGGCGCCCCAGTCCCAGCGAATCGTGCTGCACGATGTGCCAGGCAAGATTTAGGCCACTGGATACGCCGCGGAAGGTCACCAGTTCGGCGACGAACGCAACGAGCTTGTCGACGAGCGCCGTGGTGGCCTCCTGGTCCTCGGTTTCGTCCCGGATCCAGTGGCGGATGAGGGCGAACGTGACCTCGGTCAGCACCTCGTGCACCGGCCACAGGCCCGTGACGAGCTGGTTTGTGCCCGGCACGAGGCCATCTTCCGTTAGGAGGCCGCGGAGGGCGCTCCGCACCCCGGTTCGGAACGAGGACTGGTAGCGGGCCCGGTCGTCGAAGGTGGCCTGGACGAATGCGCGGTGCTCCCCGAGCGCGTCGAGCAGAATGTAGTAAAACGACGCCAGTCGCTCCTCGAAGGAGAAGTCCTCGTAGCCGGTCGTGGCCGCGGTGAGCATCCGGTACTGCTCCAGCGCAAGGTCGTAGAAGGCCGGGGGCAGTTCGTCGACCGTCTCGAAGTGGGCCTCGAACACGGCCCGTTCAACCTCGGCGTCAGCACAGACCGCCGGCACGGTCAGGGGCGCCTCCTGCGCTCCGCGGAGCCGGAGGGCCGCTTCCACGAGCTGCTTTTTCTCGGCGAACGCGTCGGGGTCGGGAATGGGGCCACGAAAGAAAAGGAGGAGGGAACAGTGGGCACTCCCTTACGCACGATGCCGTGGGATTTTCCACGGGCCGCGGTGCCAGACGCCGAAGCAGGCCCCATCGGGCCGCGTCGCCTCCCAAACGCATCCATTCGCGCCCTATGCCGCAACGTCGTTCTCGGGCACCCCCGTGGCCGTCTCCGTGTCGGGGTGGCTGCTCCATTCGTACCACCCGCCGTCGTAGACCGAGACGTGGGGCCACCCCATCAGGTACGCGTTCATAAACGCCTCGCTGCCGCGCCAGCCCGTGCCGCAGTAGAAGGCGATCTGCTTGTCGGGCGTGATGCCCATCTCGGCCCACTTCCCGGCGATCTCCGAAAACTCCCGCGTCGTATAATCGAAATTGCGGTAGTTCTCCATGTGGTAGGCGTCGCTTCCACAGTTGCCGAACACCGCCCCCGGGATGCGGCCGGTCTTGTCGATGTAGTGGTAGCCGCTGCGCTCCCCAATGAACTCGGCCCAGCTGCGCACGCTGACGAGGTCCCCGTCGTCGGCCTCCAGGAGATCCTCGGCCTCGTCGAGGGTGAGCATGTACTCCGGATGGGTCGGCACCTCGGCCCCGAAGTCATCCACCGGCGCCGGCTCCACGTCGTCGGTCGAAACGTCGTAGCCGGCGGACTCCCACGTGCTGATCCCGCCGTTGAGGATCTTGACGTCCTCCACGCCGGCGTACAGCATCAACGCCGCACACCGCATCGCGCCCAGGTGACCCGCGCTCTGGGCGGGATCGTCCTGGTCGTACGTCGGGTAGGAGAAGCGCCCATACAGCACCACGGTGGTGTCGTGGCGAATGCCGTGGTCCTCGAGGGCCGACTTCAACTCCTCTGGGGAGCGCCGATTCCACGTCTCTGGCGACTCCAGGGCATTCGTGTTGAGCGGGATGGCGCCGGGGATGTGCCCGTCCTCGTAGTCCTGGCGGTAGCCGAAGTGCGCGTGGCACAGGACATGATCGTCGCCCCGCATGCCAGGAGGCGTCTCGCCGGTGCGGAGGCGCTGTACCCACTCCGGATAGACGAGCTGTCGGTACCGCTCCATGCGCTGGAGGGGCCGGTCCGGGTCGGGCGCCCAGTCCTCCAAAAAGCCGTCGTAGACGCCGACCGCCTCGAAGCCGAGGCGCGAGAGCTTATCCGCCATTTCCGCCGCGGCATCGGCGGTGTAGCCGTACACCGTCACGGGGGCATTCTGCGACAGTCCCTTCTCGTCGAGCACCTCCACCCAGTCCATGTACTGCGTCCATTGCAGGGGCAGGCTCTTGGCGCCCGGTACGTGCCCGCTCCGGGACTCGTCTTGAAGGGGCCAGCCGTTATAGGCCGCGATGGGGCGAACGTCGAGAATCGTGTGGTCGGGGGCTTCCGCCTGCAGGGCGAATGCTTCGGTGGAGACGGTGTGGATCGTTTCTTCCATCAGTCCGGGGAGGGGGCATAACAGAAAAACGCTCGCCAACGAATTTGAGGGAGCAGGCGATAAGACGCAACTCTCGAAGGCCGCCGCTGGACAGTCGAATACAGAAAAACCCGCAACAACTTTGGCGGAGCGTCGGAGCAAGGCGGCGGGACGTGGGCGAGCCCCGGCACAGACCCCGGTGGATCGACGGATGCCACGTGCGCCCGGCCCGGCGCCTCCGGCCCCCCGAGGGAAGAGGACGGCAAACCAGAGAATCGCGAGTGACAGCAGAAGCGGTGCCCGCCCGAGCCGGCTCGATCACCATCGCGTGCGCCTGGCCTCGAACGTTCGGGGGGGAGCGACCGCTCCCCGCGACAAGACGGCGCTGCCCGACGGGATTTGCTGTCCCCATCCGGTGTGGGGCCGAGTCTACAGGAGGAAAGGCCGCGGTGATAGAAAAGGCACTGTCGGGGGGGCAGACGAGCAGCCGCCCGTGCACGTGGAGCTCACGCGAGAAGCCGGTCGTACTCGATTTTGATGCACCGGTTGCGCACGTAGAGCAGCCCCGCCGCTTCGGCCTGGGCCTTTGCCTCCGTGGTCGACACCCCGAGCTGCGTCCAGATCACCGGGTGCTCGTCCGTCTGCTCGACGCGCTCAATTGCCGACCGGACCATGTCCGCCGTGTGCTCTGGGGCGCGGAAGATGTCGACGATGTCGAGGTTCACCGCCGCCGGGAGGCTCGGCAGGTCCGGGTAGCACGGTTCGCCGAGCACCTCGTCGTAGTTCGGGTTGACCGGCACGATGCGGTAGCCGCGGTCCTGCAGGTACCGGGCAATCTTGTGGCTCGTGCGCGTCGGGGTGGCCGAGCAGCCAACCACCGCAATCGTGTCGGCCGTGTCGAGCACAGTGAGCAGGTCCGGGGACGGATTGCCGGGCATAGAACGATTGAATTCGTGCGTGGGCAGTGGAGAGGCGGAGAGGCGGTGCTTACCCTATGCCTTACTGCAGGATCCTCTTCTCCCCTCCGTCCCGTACAATTCGGTGTTCGTTACGGCCTTGTGCCGAGTGCGAACCGGGGAGCGTTCTCGGCGCCACAGTCCACTAGATCGTCCAACCGCCGCCCGTCATGGCCTATCCGTTTCACGACATTGAAACCAAGTGGCAGCAGTACTGGGAAGAGCACCAGACCTTCCGCACGCCCGACGAGGTGCCGGACGACCAGGAGGAGTTTTACGTGCTCGACATGTTTCCGTACCCCAGCGGGTCGGGCCTCCACGTGGGCCACCCGGAGGGCTACACGGCCACCGACATCGTGGCCCGCTACAAACGCAAGCAGGGGTTCAACGTGCTGCACCCGATGGGGTGGGACGCGTTCGGCCTGCCCGCCGAGCAGTACGCGCTGAAGACCAACACCCATCCGCGCGAGACGACGGAGAAGAACATCGCGCAGTTCAAGCGGCAGCTGAAGCGCCTCGGCTTCTCGTACGACTGGCAGCGGGAGATCAACACCACGGACCCGGACTACTACAAGTGGACCCAGTGGATCTTCCTGCAGCTCTACGAACAGGGACTCGCCTACCAGTCCGAGGAGCCGGTGTGGTGGTGCGAGGAGCTGGGCACCGTGCTGGCGAACGAGGAGGTGATCGACGGACAATCTGAGCGGGGCGGCTATCCCTGCGAGCGGGTGCCGATGCGGCAGTGGGTGCTCAAGATTACCGAGTACGCCGATCGGCTGCTGGAGGGGCTGGAGGACCTGGACTGGCCGGAGAGCACGAAGGAGATGCAGCGCAACTGGATCGGCCGGTCGGAGGGGGCAAACGTCTACTTCGACCTCGTGGGCGTGGACGATTCACTGGAGGTCTACACCACGCGGCCCGACACCCTCTTCGGCGCCACCTACATGGTGCTGGCGCCCGAGCACGAGCTGCTCGACGCCATTACGACCGACGAGCACCGTGAGGACGTAAACGAGTATTGCCGACAGGCGCTCCGGAAGAGCGAGCGAGAGCGCCAACAACAGGGCGACAAGACGGGCGTGTTTACCGGCGGCTACGCCGTGAACCCGGTGAACGGGGAGGAAATTCCGATCTGGGTGGCCGACTACGTGCTCGTCTCCTACGGCACCGGGGCCATCATGGCCGTCCCCGCCCACGACGAGCGCGACCACGCGTTTGCCGAGAAATACGACCTGCCGGTCCGGGCGGTCGTGGAGGGGGGCGACATCGACGAGCAGGCGTACACGGGCGACGGGCCGCACGTCCATTCGGCCAACGAGGCGGTCTCCCTCAACGGGCTCCACAATGAGGAGGCGAAAGAGGCCATCACCGAGTGGCTCGACGAGGAGGAGAAGGGGGAACGCACGGTCAACTACCAGCTGCAGGACTGGCTCTTCAGCCGCCAGCGCTACTGGGGGGAGCCGTTCCCCATCGTCTTCACGGAGGACGGCACGGACAAGCCGGTGCCGGAGGAGGAGCTGCCGGTCACGCTGCCCGACATCGACACGTTTGAGCCGAGCGGCACGCCCGAAGGGCCGCTGGCCACCATCGAGGACTGGAGGGAGACCACCGATCCGGAAACGGACGCGCCCGCCACCCGCGAGACGAACACGATGCCGCAGTGGGCAGGGTCCTGCTGGTACTACCTCCGCTTCATCGACCCGGACAACGACGAGCGGCTCGTCGACCCGGAGAAAGAAAAATACTGGATGCCGGTCGACCTGTACGTGGGCGGCTCCGAGCACGCGGTGCTGCACCTGCTTTATGCCCGCTTCTGGCACAAGGTGCTCTACGACGCGGGCGTGGTTTCCACGAAGGAGCCATTCCAGACGCTGGTGCACCAGGGCATGATCCTGGGCGAGACGGAATACACGGCGTACCGGGACGACGCCGGCGATTTCGTCTCCGCCGAGCAGGTGGATGACGATGCCGACCTCACGCCCGTACCGGTGGACGACGGGGACGTCGAGAAGGACGGGGACGTGTTCGTTCTCGCGGATCGGCCGTCGGTGCAGGTCGACGCCCGCAGCCACAAGATGAGCAAGAGCCGCGGCAACGTCATCAACCCCGACGACGTGGTCGACGAGTACGGGGCCGACACGCTCCGCCTCTACGAAATGTTCATGGGGCCGCTGGAGCAGGACAAGCCCTGGAGCACCGACGACATGGAGGGGGTCCATCGGTTTCTCAACCGCATCTGGCGCCTGGTCGTCGACACGGACAGCGGCGGGCTTGCGGTGAGCGACGAGGAGCCGGACCGCGGGCAGCTCCGCACGCTGCACCGCA
This window encodes:
- a CDS encoding TolC family protein, whose translation is MRTFYSSLLAVGLAVCACAVLLAPSAAPAQPIEPIRPSDTTARPAPSQDRASARGRSGTPLSVTDAIQVALEESYSLRDVQLDVRNADARIQSAWGRLYPQLDATGNYTRNIRTANPFAGSDVTGLFSGGGASEWVTFNEQRRTDGDPNTAPITIEEFRRRQQAGRREAGITPGSGGGNPFGVANQFNGALRLRQTLYNGQAIAAVQGAQTLKDLNQTALDRQKRVLVNEVRQAYHDALLAREQIDVARQGLQRAQETFREVSQQVSAGTVPKSERLSAEVERANRETQLVQARSDYASALDGLKQTMGIDADAAIQLTDDLEAGPRDQYAEVSVQSAVDRALRNRSDLERARLNAELQEVRKDTEQARYFPTVAAVANLSMSGRVPSDRTSVISDPTDPFEFDTRTRGVFADSYWNPSLSVGLELSWTLFDGFQRRSSIQQQEVAVQRAELQVSQLRQSVRIQVQRALRNLEAARQRIQSQSTNLETARTNYRFAQQRLGQGVSSPFRVREASRQLDQSRLNYLRAVRDYLNAKSAFETAVGQPAGVPDAASFETARLE
- a CDS encoding TetR/AcrR family transcriptional regulator, yielding MLDAARAVFAEEGYADATLDEIAERAEFGKGTLYNYFEGGKEELFLAVFDEASQELEGLIRTVFHASPGARPLRDTVHEFVVRYFEMVRDQQDLFLVLVKEIHTIAFSDETERVEFFERQQERVLGTLVPVLREAMDQAEIRRLSPTLVANVLFTSLRSMGTHHILEGNHAPTNGPAGAVRPLDNPDRAADALTTILFDGLAVGDASSASA
- a CDS encoding rhodanese-like domain-containing protein → MEETIHTVSTEAFALQAEAPDHTILDVRPIAAYNGWPLQDESRSGHVPGAKSLPLQWTQYMDWVEVLDEKGLSQNAPVTVYGYTADAAAEMADKLSRLGFEAVGVYDGFLEDWAPDPDRPLQRMERYRQLVYPEWVQRLRTGETPPGMRGDDHVLCHAHFGYRQDYEDGHIPGAIPLNTNALESPETWNRRSPEELKSALEDHGIRHDTTVVLYGRFSYPTYDQDDPAQSAGHLGAMRCAALMLYAGVEDVKILNGGISTWESAGYDVSTDDVEPAPVDDFGAEVPTHPEYMLTLDEAEDLLEADDGDLVSVRSWAEFIGERSGYHYIDKTGRIPGAVFGNCGSDAYHMENYRNFDYTTREFSEIAGKWAEMGITPDKQIAFYCGTGWRGSEAFMNAYLMGWPHVSVYDGGWYEWSSHPDTETATGVPENDVAA
- a CDS encoding efflux RND transporter periplasmic adaptor subunit, with product MHWPTVSFFSWSRPVAAALLLSLLAGTTACTNGAASEGAGQGRTPQASRVETLVLSPSSFTDVVSLTGSVEALDDATLSAQTSGPVTMLRDLGTRVEEDEIVAEIDAEEAEAAVEQARAQYDLARDRFQRQQPLYRDSVISALEFEQVRSERNQARAALSQAQTRLNNAQIRAPFAGSIEERFTEVGEQASPGTRIARLVNTRRVKVTAGVPERYANDIQVGTPVQLDFRRYGAGVRTAEVTFVGRTIDPESRTFSIEATVSNERGTLKPEMGVNLRVTRAVIDSAITIPRSAVVRDESGTHAYVAERTDSTDVARKRTLALGPSSGGRVVVESGLSATDEVIVVGQNDVSPGAPVSIAQQYDSTTAAGTPYEGSSSLPTPPTD
- the leuS gene encoding leucine--tRNA ligase yields the protein MAYPFHDIETKWQQYWEEHQTFRTPDEVPDDQEEFYVLDMFPYPSGSGLHVGHPEGYTATDIVARYKRKQGFNVLHPMGWDAFGLPAEQYALKTNTHPRETTEKNIAQFKRQLKRLGFSYDWQREINTTDPDYYKWTQWIFLQLYEQGLAYQSEEPVWWCEELGTVLANEEVIDGQSERGGYPCERVPMRQWVLKITEYADRLLEGLEDLDWPESTKEMQRNWIGRSEGANVYFDLVGVDDSLEVYTTRPDTLFGATYMVLAPEHELLDAITTDEHREDVNEYCRQALRKSERERQQQGDKTGVFTGGYAVNPVNGEEIPIWVADYVLVSYGTGAIMAVPAHDERDHAFAEKYDLPVRAVVEGGDIDEQAYTGDGPHVHSANEAVSLNGLHNEEAKEAITEWLDEEEKGERTVNYQLQDWLFSRQRYWGEPFPIVFTEDGTDKPVPEEELPVTLPDIDTFEPSGTPEGPLATIEDWRETTDPETDAPATRETNTMPQWAGSCWYYLRFIDPDNDERLVDPEKEKYWMPVDLYVGGSEHAVLHLLYARFWHKVLYDAGVVSTKEPFQTLVHQGMILGETEYTAYRDDAGDFVSAEQVDDDADLTPVPVDDGDVEKDGDVFVLADRPSVQVDARSHKMSKSRGNVINPDDVVDEYGADTLRLYEMFMGPLEQDKPWSTDDMEGVHRFLNRIWRLVVDTDSGGLAVSDEEPDRGQLRTLHRTIKTVTEDIEARNFNTAIAAMMEFVNAANKWDALPRQVGTPFVLLLSPFAPHLAEELWARLGHDQSLAHADWPAYDDELIRREVVEMPVQVDGTVRATIEIDADADEADVLAAAKEAENVARHLDGEDLQREIYVPGQIVNFVTE
- a CDS encoding CoA-binding protein, producing MPGNPSPDLLTVLDTADTIAVVGCSATPTRTSHKIARYLQDRGYRIVPVNPNYDEVLGEPCYPDLPSLPAAVNLDIVDIFRAPEHTADMVRSAIERVEQTDEHPVIWTQLGVSTTEAKAQAEAAGLLYVRNRCIKIEYDRLLA
- a CDS encoding ABC1 kinase family protein, which translates into the protein MSSDDASDDFPASKLERSGLFAKTGLKVGKNYAQYLMDRATGADDPEARKRELNAQNARDLFEEFTRLRGTALKLAQSMSMDTGLLPDEFMEVMAEAQYSVPPMNKALVRKRIRDGLGRFPELLFDDFEPEAMAAASLGQVHRARLDDGRAVAVKVQYPNVRETIESDLSVARTLFERLIQGDGVDAHFEEVKARLQEETDYLNEAQNIDHFADQYDGEKLVVPRPVPDRTAETVLTMTHVDGRHLDAFLDADPGPGERDRFGQLLWDFLHEQVAGNARTLHADTHPGNFLFRDDGRLGVIDFGCVKTFPQQFRDDMLRLFRARMADDEDQITDLLYTLDILHDGLPAETQEELRHFFDEYGSLIVEPYRQSSFNFGDPAFRNRLQDCFEQASHLRAATGSPHFIFLNKALVGLLNLLTRLEARVDTTESLSLLNESLEGLGCAAVER